CCAGATAACTAATAAAAACCGATAAAGTCTTTTTATCGGTTTTTTTATGCCCTTCAACATTGAATTTATCCTACTATAAATCCCTCCCCCAATAATCGATAAAGAATGCATTAAGAATCAATATGATCCATTAGAGGTTATCATTGAAAAATAGCGTTAAGATAAATATAGTATTTATTAATTTAACCGAAACATAATTTACAAGGATTTCTATGGCTGGTGCAAGTTTACTAACCCTATTAGATGATATTGCCATGCTGCTCGATGATGTAGCAGTATTATCAAAGGTAGCCGCTAAAAAAACTGCCGGAGTTCTAGGTGATGACTTAGCAGTAAATGCTGAACAACTCTCAGGGGGCTTAAAAGCAGACCGAGAGTTACCCGTTGTTTGGGCTGTTTTTAAAGGCTCTATGCTTAATAAAGCTATTTTAGTGCCCATTGCTTTATTACTGAGTTACTTTCTACCTATTGTGATAATGCCATTGTTAATGCTTGGTGGTGCTTATTTATGTTATGAGGGTTTTGAGAAGGTATGGCATAAATTCTCCCATAAAGAAGAACACCAAGAGCAACACGAAAAGCATGTTGTCGCACTCCAAGATGAAACCATAGATATCACCCTTTATGAAAAAGATAAAATCAAAGGCGCCATTCGCACTGATTTTATCCTTTCAGCAGAAATAATCATTATTGCGTTAGGTACTGTGGCTGATAAGCCGATAACCACGCAAATTTCAGTCCTAATTTTTATTGCTATTTTGATGACAATTGGAGTTTATGGCTTAGTCGCTGGTATTGTAAAGATTGATGATGGTGGTTTGTTACTCATTAAAGATAAATCAGCAAACCTTTGGGCAAAAGCAAAACGTGCATTAGGTTATTTCATGATTTCTTTTGCGCCTAAACTAATGAAATTTTTAGCTGTTGCCGGTACTGTCGCGATGTGGCTAGTCGGCGGTTCACTTATCACTCATGGCGTTCCTGCTTTTCATCATATTATTGAATCAGCGACGAATTTTGCTGGTAGCCTGCCTGTTCTACCAGGGCTTTTAGTGGTAATCACCCCACTATTAATCGACTTGCTTGTTGGCTTTATATTAGGTGCGCTGCTGGTGTTTATCTCTTTAGCTATTATGAACGTAGTTAAGAAAACCGAGCATTAATACCTTAAGAAACTCCATAAAATTAGTGGCTAGTTAATTGTTGATGAATGCTTAACTAGCTATTGGCATAAAGCCAATGATTAATAATCAGTTAACAAGTAAAACTAATTTACCAACATTTTTATTTTTCGCCATTTTCTCATGGGCCTGCTCGACTTGTTGCCATGGATAAATCGAATCAATGATAGGTTTAATTTGACCATTAACTAAATCAGCATAAAAATCGCTACTAAAATTATCAACGAGTTGAGCTTTATAGTCCTCACTGCGATTACGCAGGGTTGAAGCGGATAACGTTAATCTTTTTGCTAACAATTTTGCTATGTCAACTTGCGAGCAATATCGCCCGCCTAACATTGATAAAGTAACTATGTGCCCATCAAGTGCAGCGACGTTAATATTTTTAGATAAATACTCACCACTAACAACATCAATAATGACATCGTAGCCTGCTAATACGTTTTCTTTCGACCAAGCAACAAAATCATTTTTTTGATAATTTATTGCACAATCAGCGCCAAGAGCTAGGCAAGCTTGAGCTTTAACTTCACTGCCCACAGTGACCGTAACATAACATTGTTTCGCTTTCGCAAGTTGTATCGCAGCACTGCCCACACCACTCGCGCCCGCATGTATAAGTACTTTACTGTTATTGGCTAACTTCGCGATACTGAATAAACTTTGATAAGCGGTTAAAAACACTTCAGCACAAGCGGCTCCTTGCTCAAAAGTAAATTGCTCAGGCAAACAAAACAATTGCCTTGCTTTTACTTTGACATATTGCGCGTATCCACCACCGGCAACTAAACCGAAAACTTTATCACCTACTTGCCACGATTGTGCTAAATGATTATCAGAAACCGCATCACCACATTGAACA
The DNA window shown above is from Colwellia psychrerythraea 34H and carries:
- a CDS encoding DUF808 domain-containing protein produces the protein MAGASLLTLLDDIAMLLDDVAVLSKVAAKKTAGVLGDDLAVNAEQLSGGLKADRELPVVWAVFKGSMLNKAILVPIALLLSYFLPIVIMPLLMLGGAYLCYEGFEKVWHKFSHKEEHQEQHEKHVVALQDETIDITLYEKDKIKGAIRTDFILSAEIIIIALGTVADKPITTQISVLIFIAILMTIGVYGLVAGIVKIDDGGLLLIKDKSANLWAKAKRALGYFMISFAPKLMKFLAVAGTVAMWLVGGSLITHGVPAFHHIIESATNFAGSLPVLPGLLVVITPLLIDLLVGFILGALLVFISLAIMNVVKKTEH
- a CDS encoding NAD(P)H-quinone oxidoreductase → MKYIHVDNQQSLVFSQTDMPKIVADECLIKVHAIGINRADLLQRAGKYPAPAGESSILGLEVSGEIVQCGDAVSDNHLAQSWQVGDKVFGLVAGGGYAQYVKVKARQLFCLPEQFTFEQGAACAEVFLTAYQSLFSIAKLANNSKVLIHAGASGVGSAAIQLAKAKQCYVTVTVGSEVKAQACLALGADCAINYQKNDFVAWSKENVLAGYDVIIDVVSGEYLSKNINVAALDGHIVTLSMLGGRYCSQVDIAKLLAKRLTLSASTLRNRSEDYKAQLVDNFSSDFYADLVNGQIKPIIDSIYPWQQVEQAHEKMAKNKNVGKLVLLVN